A single genomic interval of halophilic archaeon DL31 harbors:
- a CDS encoding Replication factor C (KEGG: hla:Hlac_2519 replication factor C small subunit 2~PFAM: Replication factor C; ATPase, AAA-type, core~SMART: ATPase, AAA+ type, core), translating to MDAPLWTERHAPAIADLPQAEVRERLERAVDEPMNLVVQGPPGAGKTAAVRALAREAHADADNDLIELNVADFFGRTKKEIREDPRFASFLQGRSRMAKRDMINRVLKESASYAPMAGEYKTILLDNAEAIREDFQQALRRVMEQHHRTTQFVIATRQPSKLIAPIRSRCFPVPVRAPTAEEIETVLAGILDAEGVEYDDDGLEFLAGYADGDLRAAVLSAQTTAAQHDEVTMQTAYEVLGEVGHDDELEAVLRAAKEGDFSTARSDVDDLLDEGYDGTELLRELLRVARNEYSGETLSRLHRLAGEADLDLTDASDEKIHLVHLLTSWAAGNDTLRGEAAA from the coding sequence ATGGACGCGCCGCTCTGGACCGAGCGCCACGCCCCCGCCATCGCCGACCTCCCGCAGGCGGAGGTCCGCGAGCGGCTGGAGCGGGCGGTCGACGAGCCGATGAACCTCGTCGTGCAGGGCCCGCCGGGAGCGGGCAAGACCGCCGCCGTGCGAGCGCTGGCCCGCGAGGCCCACGCCGACGCCGACAACGACCTCATCGAACTCAACGTCGCGGACTTCTTCGGCCGCACCAAGAAGGAAATTCGAGAAGACCCTCGCTTTGCGTCGTTCCTCCAGGGCCGCAGCCGGATGGCCAAACGAGATATGATCAACCGCGTGCTCAAGGAGTCCGCGAGCTACGCGCCGATGGCCGGCGAGTACAAGACCATCCTGCTGGACAACGCCGAGGCCATCCGCGAGGATTTCCAGCAGGCGCTGCGACGGGTGATGGAGCAACACCACCGCACCACCCAGTTCGTCATCGCCACCCGCCAGCCCTCCAAACTCATCGCTCCCATTCGTTCGCGTTGTTTCCCCGTTCCCGTGCGAGCGCCGACCGCTGAAGAGATCGAAACGGTGCTTGCGGGCATCCTCGACGCCGAGGGTGTCGAGTACGACGACGACGGGCTGGAGTTCCTCGCGGGCTACGCCGACGGCGACCTGCGGGCGGCCGTGTTGAGTGCCCAGACCACCGCTGCCCAGCACGACGAGGTGACGATGCAGACCGCCTACGAGGTGTTGGGTGAGGTGGGCCACGACGACGAACTCGAGGCCGTCCTCCGGGCCGCCAAAGAGGGTGATTTCTCGACGGCCCGTTCAGACGTCGACGACCTGCTCGACGAGGGATACGACGGCACCGAACTGCTGCGAGAGCTGCTGCGAGTCGCCCGGAACGAGTACTCCGGTGAGACGCTCAGTCGCCTTCACCGCCTCGCCGGCGAGGCGGATCTCGACCTGACCGACGCGAGCGACGAGAAGATTCACCTCGTCCACCTGCTGACGTCGTGGGCGGCCGGCAACGACACACTCCGCGGGGAGGCAGCCGCCTGA
- a CDS encoding 5-methylthioadenosine/S-adenosylhomocysteine deaminase (HAMAP: 5-methylthioadenosine/S-adenosylhomocysteine deaminase~KEGG: hje:HacjB3_02090 amidohydrolase~PFAM: Amidohydrolase 1) yields the protein MTMLLIENGQVLLPDHEIVAADVLVDQTEGTIAAVNPDPAETEADETLDAEDGLVIPGLVNAHTHAAMTLLRGYADDKPLEAWLQEDVWPVEAELTAEDIAVGTELAAVEMIQSGTTAFADMYFEEPHVAGVVEESGLRALLGHGFVSVGKEEQQAIDDAATSRNFAEQYDGMLDGRIRTAVMPHSLTTVNESLLRESVAGAREAELPVHLHANETEDEVNPIVADHGVRPLTYAEEVGLLADGDFLAHCVHVDDEEVRILADSGAAAIHCPASNMKLASGIAPVQDLLDAGVTVGLGTDGAASNNDLDMFDEMRDAAMVGKLADGDAAAVPADAVVRMATQGSADALGFDAGRIEAGRKADLAVVDLDAAHFTPQHDLVSHLAYAASGSDVRHTVCDGQVLMADGEVLTLDVEDVKARAAEAAAELVARAE from the coding sequence ATGACCATGCTGCTCATCGAGAACGGGCAGGTCCTGCTGCCTGACCACGAGATCGTCGCCGCGGACGTCCTGGTCGACCAGACCGAGGGAACCATCGCCGCAGTCAACCCCGACCCCGCGGAGACCGAGGCCGACGAGACCCTCGATGCCGAAGACGGTCTCGTCATCCCCGGTCTCGTCAATGCCCACACACACGCCGCGATGACGCTCCTGCGTGGCTACGCCGACGACAAGCCACTGGAGGCGTGGCTGCAGGAGGACGTCTGGCCCGTCGAGGCCGAACTCACCGCCGAGGACATCGCCGTCGGCACGGAACTGGCTGCCGTCGAGATGATTCAGTCCGGCACCACGGCCTTCGCGGACATGTACTTCGAGGAGCCCCACGTCGCTGGCGTCGTCGAGGAGTCCGGCCTCCGCGCGCTGCTTGGCCACGGGTTCGTCAGCGTCGGGAAGGAAGAACAGCAGGCCATCGACGACGCAGCCACCAGCCGGAACTTCGCCGAACAGTACGACGGGATGCTCGACGGCCGCATCCGGACGGCAGTGATGCCCCACTCGCTCACGACGGTCAACGAGTCGCTGCTCCGGGAGTCCGTCGCCGGCGCCCGGGAAGCGGAGCTGCCGGTCCATCTCCACGCGAACGAGACCGAGGACGAGGTCAACCCCATCGTCGCCGACCATGGCGTTCGCCCGCTCACCTACGCCGAAGAGGTTGGGCTACTGGCGGATGGCGACTTCCTCGCCCACTGCGTCCATGTCGACGACGAAGAGGTCAGGATTCTCGCGGATTCGGGTGCTGCAGCCATCCACTGCCCCGCCTCGAACATGAAGCTCGCCTCCGGTATCGCGCCAGTGCAGGACCTGCTAGACGCGGGCGTGACTGTCGGCCTGGGAACCGACGGCGCGGCCTCGAACAATGACCTCGACATGTTCGACGAGATGCGCGACGCGGCGATGGTCGGGAAACTCGCGGACGGCGACGCTGCCGCGGTGCCTGCCGACGCGGTGGTCCGGATGGCGACCCAGGGCTCGGCGGACGCGCTGGGCTTCGACGCCGGCCGCATCGAGGCGGGGAGGAAGGCCGACCTCGCGGTGGTTGACCTCGACGCTGCGCACTTCACTCCCCAGCACGACCTGGTGAGCCACCTCGCTTACGCCGCCAGCGGGAGTGACGTGCGCCACACAGTCTGTGACGGACAGGTGCTGATGGCGGACGGGGAGGTGCTGACGCTTGATGTCGAGGACGTGAAAGCGCGAGCTGCCGAGGCCGCTGCAGAGCTTGTGGCGCGGGCGGAGTAG
- a CDS encoding protein of unknown function DUF1508 (PFAM: Protein of unknown function DUF1508~KEGG: hla:Hlac_3547 protein of unknown function DUF1508), which translates to MPQDEYETELTGDRATVAAALSGVVDGLLAGSVRVGDGDDAIVVEIPEELTLEVELETDDDERSLELELEWAAEDADADTDISAAADVMAALEAEPPTESPSEPVEPEQVGEAAESDKPTEETVELDQSPVEVLPVGAGDAVQSLARFELYQDRAEEWRWRLRHRNGNIIATSGEGYTRKHNARKGLQSVVRNAPDAAVGEESE; encoded by the coding sequence ATGCCACAAGACGAGTATGAGACCGAACTGACGGGCGACCGCGCTACGGTCGCCGCCGCACTGAGCGGTGTCGTCGACGGCCTCCTCGCGGGTTCAGTCCGTGTAGGTGATGGCGACGATGCCATCGTCGTCGAAATTCCCGAGGAACTCACGCTGGAAGTCGAACTCGAAACCGACGACGACGAGCGCAGCCTGGAACTGGAACTGGAGTGGGCGGCTGAAGACGCCGACGCCGACACCGATATCTCCGCCGCTGCTGACGTGATGGCGGCGCTCGAAGCGGAACCACCAACGGAGTCACCGTCCGAACCAGTCGAACCCGAACAGGTGGGAGAGGCCGCCGAATCAGACAAACCAACCGAAGAGACCGTCGAACTCGACCAATCACCCGTCGAAGTTCTGCCCGTCGGCGCCGGCGACGCCGTACAGTCGCTGGCGCGCTTCGAACTGTATCAAGACCGCGCCGAGGAGTGGCGCTGGCGGCTCCGTCACCGCAACGGGAACATCATCGCGACCAGCGGCGAGGGGTACACCCGCAAGCATAACGCCCGAAAGGGACTCCAGAGCGTGGTGCGGAACGCGCCCGACGCGGCCGTCGGCGAGGAGTCGGAGTAA
- a CDS encoding TATA-box-binding protein (KEGG: hvo:HVO_0158 TatA-binding transcription initiation factor~HAMAP: TATA-box-binding protein~PFAM: TATA-box binding) → MIDPKETISIENVVASTGIGLELDLQSVAMDLEGADYDPEQFPGLVYRTEEPKSAALIFRSGKIVCTGAKSTDAVHESLGIVFDELRKLDIPVEDGPEITVQNIVSSADLGESLNLNAIAIGLGLENIEYEPEQFPGLVYRLEEPDVVALLFGSGKLVITGGKTPADAEDAIDVISERLTDLGLLD, encoded by the coding sequence ATGATCGACCCGAAGGAAACGATATCTATCGAGAACGTCGTTGCCTCCACGGGCATCGGCCTGGAACTCGACCTCCAGAGCGTCGCCATGGACCTGGAGGGGGCAGATTACGACCCCGAGCAGTTCCCCGGCTTGGTCTACCGTACTGAGGAGCCCAAATCCGCCGCACTCATCTTCCGGTCTGGGAAAATCGTCTGTACCGGGGCGAAATCCACCGACGCCGTTCACGAGAGTCTGGGTATCGTCTTCGACGAGCTGCGAAAACTCGACATTCCCGTCGAGGATGGCCCCGAAATCACGGTCCAGAACATCGTCAGCAGCGCCGACCTCGGTGAGAGCCTCAACCTCAACGCCATCGCCATCGGGCTCGGTCTCGAGAACATCGAGTACGAACCTGAGCAGTTCCCCGGCCTCGTCTACCGACTCGAGGAACCCGACGTTGTGGCGCTCCTGTTCGGCTCAGGCAAACTCGTCATTACGGGCGGGAAAACGCCTGCTGACGCCGAGGACGCCATCGACGTGATTTCTGAGCGCCTCACCGACCTTGGCTTGCTGGACTGA
- a CDS encoding major facilitator superfamily MFS_1 (PFAM: Major facilitator superfamily MFS-1~KEGG: hwa:HQ2291A oxalate/formate antiporter), translating into MDRTELRFSGWELVAVASVALGAAGVYQFGWSSIRLPLGSRLGAPESALGTVFTLFVVFQTLGQFPAGWVRDRYGPRLPLVAGALCLTGGFVGLAVARSLPAVYVAYALGGVGVSAVYTVAVNTPVKWFNERRGLATGVVGMSFSGLSFLAIPTIRGSVGEAFEGTMFVLAAVAGGGALLAAVVLRDPPTIPDADDSASAALDERAWTWREAVQTWQFWLLYVVFAATNGVGLMIIGKIVSFASALSLPAAAATASASAVALSEAGGVVIGGSLSDRLGRRRTVAGSLVLCGLSLAGAVALGGQGLAVGFVALVGAAAFFRTPMFAVFPNLIADYYGRSYSSENYAALYTAKLFGGVFAGTVASGLVIAIGWSASFLLGAALVGLAGVAMLLLRPAGNSVVRS; encoded by the coding sequence ATGGACCGCACAGAGCTCCGGTTTTCTGGTTGGGAGCTGGTCGCCGTCGCGTCCGTGGCGCTGGGTGCTGCGGGGGTCTACCAGTTCGGCTGGTCGTCGATTCGGCTGCCGCTCGGGAGCCGGCTCGGGGCGCCGGAGTCGGCGCTCGGGACCGTGTTCACGCTGTTCGTCGTCTTCCAGACGCTCGGGCAGTTCCCAGCGGGGTGGGTGCGGGACCGCTACGGGCCGCGCCTCCCGCTGGTCGCGGGGGCGCTCTGTCTGACCGGCGGCTTCGTCGGCCTCGCCGTTGCACGCTCACTGCCGGCGGTCTACGTCGCGTACGCGCTCGGCGGAGTTGGCGTCAGCGCGGTCTACACGGTGGCTGTGAACACGCCAGTCAAGTGGTTCAACGAGCGTCGCGGGCTGGCCACTGGCGTGGTCGGGATGTCGTTCAGCGGCCTCAGCTTCCTGGCCATTCCGACTATCCGTGGCAGCGTTGGCGAGGCCTTCGAGGGAACGATGTTCGTTCTCGCGGCGGTCGCCGGCGGTGGCGCCCTCTTGGCAGCGGTCGTCCTCCGCGACCCACCAACTATCCCGGATGCGGACGATTCGGCGTCGGCGGCTCTCGACGAGCGGGCCTGGACGTGGCGAGAAGCGGTCCAGACCTGGCAGTTCTGGCTGCTCTACGTCGTGTTTGCCGCGACCAACGGCGTCGGGCTGATGATCATCGGGAAGATTGTCTCGTTCGCATCGGCGTTGTCGCTCCCGGCGGCGGCTGCGACGGCGAGTGCGTCTGCCGTCGCGCTCTCGGAGGCTGGTGGCGTCGTGATCGGCGGCAGCCTCTCGGACCGACTGGGCCGCCGCCGCACCGTCGCCGGCTCGCTGGTGCTCTGTGGGCTGTCGCTGGCTGGCGCCGTTGCCCTCGGCGGTCAAGGGCTGGCGGTTGGATTTGTCGCGCTCGTCGGCGCCGCGGCGTTCTTCCGAACCCCGATGTTCGCCGTGTTTCCCAACCTCATCGCCGATTACTACGGCCGGAGCTACTCCTCGGAGAACTACGCGGCGCTGTACACAGCCAAGCTGTTCGGCGGGGTGTTCGCGGGGACCGTCGCCAGTGGGCTGGTTATTGCGATTGGGTGGTCTGCCTCCTTCCTGCTCGGGGCGGCGTTGGTGGGGCTGGCGGGTGTGGCGATGCTGCTCCTGCGCCCGGCCGGAAATTCTGTGGTCCGTAGCTGA
- a CDS encoding RNA methylase (PFAM: Putative RNA methylase~KEGG: htu:Htur_0132 putative RNA methylase) gives MYCLELAGEDDPFALREAEAAAAGLEPLVTGLALAGHVDTERLRGLAYTHAADELLARTDADLDVAEAALRTAPFDREGTVAVRARDVQGLTGVDTQAVERQLGTVLVEHGYEVDLDDPDHELRALFSAESGLDDPDGSGETDERLPPKEGVCVLGWLEAESVRDFDERRPTDRPFFQPGSMAPMDARAIANIAGAGPGRRILDPMCGTGGTLIEAGLVGADLLGTDAQWKMVRGTTGNLDALVPEADAAVARADATRLPVEEGVVDGVVFDAPYGRQSKIATHRLEDLVEGALAESNRVSGEDATCVLMADRSWHDAAVATGWRVTDQFERRVHASLTRYVHVLEKAP, from the coding sequence GTGTACTGTCTGGAGCTCGCAGGTGAGGACGACCCGTTCGCGTTACGGGAAGCCGAAGCCGCTGCTGCCGGCCTCGAACCGCTCGTCACGGGGCTGGCACTCGCAGGCCACGTCGACACCGAGCGCCTGCGCGGCCTGGCCTACACCCACGCCGCCGACGAGCTACTCGCCCGGACTGATGCCGACCTCGATGTCGCAGAAGCCGCCCTCCGCACCGCGCCGTTCGACCGCGAGGGGACCGTCGCTGTCCGGGCTCGCGACGTGCAGGGCCTGACGGGCGTCGACACGCAGGCTGTGGAACGCCAGCTCGGGACGGTGCTCGTGGAACACGGCTACGAGGTGGATTTGGACGACCCAGACCACGAACTCCGGGCGCTCTTCTCCGCTGAGTCGGGACTCGACGACCCGGACGGCAGCGGCGAGACGGACGAGCGACTGCCGCCGAAGGAGGGCGTCTGCGTCCTGGGCTGGCTCGAAGCCGAATCAGTTCGGGATTTCGACGAGCGGCGGCCCACCGACCGCCCGTTCTTTCAGCCAGGGAGCATGGCGCCGATGGACGCCCGAGCCATCGCCAATATCGCCGGTGCGGGTCCGGGCCGGCGGATTCTGGACCCGATGTGTGGCACCGGCGGCACCCTCATCGAGGCCGGACTGGTCGGTGCCGACCTGCTCGGGACGGACGCCCAGTGGAAGATGGTCCGCGGGACGACGGGGAACCTCGACGCACTGGTTCCCGAGGCCGACGCCGCAGTCGCGCGAGCGGACGCGACCCGGCTCCCAGTTGAGGAAGGCGTCGTCGACGGCGTCGTCTTCGACGCCCCCTACGGCCGACAGTCGAAGATTGCGACCCACCGGCTCGAGGACCTGGTCGAGGGAGCGCTCGCGGAGAGCAACCGGGTGAGTGGCGAGGACGCCACCTGTGTGCTGATGGCGGATCGCTCGTGGCACGACGCTGCAGTAGCGACTGGCTGGCGCGTGACCGACCAGTTCGAGCGCCGGGTCCACGCGTCGCTCACGCGGTACGTCCACGTACTCGAAAAAGCGCCGTAA
- a CDS encoding hypothetical protein (KEGG: hut:Huta_2747 hypothetical protein), with the protein MQRQTVATVLAAAMLLVAGCGSGVSPGDSSGETGTVNMYISDQQNAIDQFDHLTVTVTSVAAHRVDDPDTEANESGWVEQEIDNVTVDLTELQGENASKLGAIEAPNGTYNKVFVHVDSDINATLADGSSQTVKLPSNKLRLNTEFTVGNGEEIDFVFDMTVFERGNGDYILKPVAGESGPDKAFTEKPSAKAGNQSGADDADDEETDSETDAAAQGNASLDFYVSDEQNAISEFEHLNVTIQKVGVHRADDGDETESAWVEKDVTNTTVDLTELQGANASKLSTLAVENGTYDKAFVSVSEVNGTLTNGETTDVKLPSSKLKIKTQFTVGNGEAVDFVFDITVVKRGNSGSYNIKPVVGQSGTSDQVEIEEKDDKPEDAEENETEENESEEETEQAALELALDGNATAGENVTVTVTQNGSAVAGAVVTANGEAAGETDANGTITVAVPSDAEELELEATSDEAEGELTVTVEQSGDATTESGTATGTASESLAAPAL; encoded by the coding sequence ATGCAACGCCAGACAGTGGCGACGGTCCTCGCCGCAGCCATGCTCCTCGTCGCGGGGTGTGGCTCCGGAGTCTCTCCAGGCGACAGTAGTGGGGAAACAGGGACGGTCAACATGTACATCAGCGACCAGCAGAACGCGATTGACCAGTTCGACCACCTCACCGTCACGGTGACGAGTGTGGCGGCCCACCGTGTCGACGACCCCGACACGGAGGCCAACGAGTCCGGCTGGGTCGAACAAGAGATTGACAACGTCACCGTCGACTTGACCGAGCTGCAGGGCGAGAACGCCTCCAAGCTCGGCGCTATCGAGGCACCCAACGGCACCTACAACAAGGTGTTCGTCCACGTCGACTCCGACATCAACGCGACGCTTGCGGACGGCTCCTCCCAGACCGTGAAGCTACCGAGCAACAAGCTCCGCCTCAACACGGAGTTCACCGTCGGGAACGGCGAAGAGATCGACTTCGTTTTCGACATGACCGTCTTCGAGCGGGGCAACGGCGACTACATCCTCAAACCCGTGGCCGGCGAGTCCGGCCCGGACAAGGCGTTCACGGAGAAGCCCAGCGCGAAGGCAGGGAACCAGAGCGGCGCCGACGACGCTGACGACGAGGAGACTGATTCTGAGACCGACGCGGCGGCCCAGGGCAACGCCAGCCTGGACTTCTACGTCAGCGACGAACAGAACGCCATCTCGGAGTTCGAGCACCTCAACGTCACCATCCAGAAAGTCGGCGTTCATCGCGCCGACGACGGTGACGAGACCGAGAGCGCGTGGGTCGAGAAGGACGTGACCAACACGACCGTCGACTTGACTGAGCTCCAGGGCGCCAACGCCTCCAAGCTCAGCACGCTCGCAGTCGAGAACGGCACCTACGACAAGGCGTTCGTCTCCGTCTCGGAGGTCAACGGAACGCTCACGAACGGCGAGACGACCGACGTGAAGCTGCCGAGCAGCAAGCTCAAGATCAAGACGCAGTTCACCGTGGGCAACGGCGAGGCGGTCGACTTCGTCTTCGACATCACCGTCGTCAAGCGCGGGAACTCGGGGAGCTACAACATCAAGCCGGTCGTGGGCCAGTCGGGCACCAGCGACCAGGTCGAGATTGAGGAGAAAGACGACAAACCCGAGGACGCCGAGGAGAACGAGACTGAGGAGAATGAGTCCGAGGAGGAGACCGAGCAGGCCGCCCTCGAACTCGCTCTCGACGGTAACGCGACTGCCGGCGAGAACGTGACCGTCACGGTCACCCAGAACGGCAGCGCTGTCGCCGGCGCCGTCGTCACCGCCAACGGCGAGGCGGCCGGCGAGACGGACGCGAACGGCACCATCACGGTGGCCGTCCCGTCCGACGCCGAGGAACTCGAACTCGAGGCCACGAGCGACGAGGCCGAGGGTGAACTGACCGTCACCGTCGAGCAGTCTGGTGACGCGACGACCGAGAGCGGCACGGCGACCGGGACAGCATCTGAGTCGCTCGCGGCCCCGGCGCTGTAA
- a CDS encoding Ribonuclease Z (KEGG: hbo:Hbor_29660 RNase Z~TIGRFAM: Ribonuclease Z~HAMAP: Ribonuclease Z), producing the protein MTLRTTFLGTSGAVPTTRRAPSAIMVNREGERFLFDCGEGTQRQMMRFGTGFDVDHLLVSHLHGDHVLGIPGLVQTWDFQERESPLAIHVPPDSRRQIENLIGAIGHNAGFPIRIHEVTPGSVAIDAEEYEVRSFKTEHRTTSMGYALVEDDRPGRFMREKAEKELGIPPGPAYGKLHAGESVELEDGHVIDSDRVVGPPRPGRSLVYTGDTRPIQATVDVTEEPDLLIHDATFDDSEAGRARSTGHATAREAGEIAARMGAKRLALTHISSRYAGDPKTHEREAAAAFDGECFVAEDGDTVEVPFADA; encoded by the coding sequence ATGACTCTCCGGACGACGTTCCTCGGCACCAGCGGCGCTGTCCCGACAACGCGTCGGGCACCCAGCGCCATCATGGTGAATCGCGAGGGCGAGCGGTTCCTCTTTGACTGCGGCGAGGGCACCCAGCGCCAGATGATGCGGTTCGGCACCGGCTTCGACGTGGACCACCTGCTCGTCAGCCACCTCCACGGCGACCACGTCCTGGGGATTCCCGGCTTGGTCCAGACCTGGGACTTTCAGGAGCGCGAGTCGCCGCTGGCGATTCACGTCCCGCCCGACTCGCGCCGACAGATCGAGAACCTCATCGGCGCCATCGGCCACAACGCCGGCTTCCCCATCCGAATCCACGAGGTCACCCCCGGCAGCGTCGCCATCGACGCCGAGGAGTATGAGGTCCGCAGCTTCAAGACCGAACACCGCACCACCTCGATGGGGTACGCGCTGGTCGAGGACGACCGACCCGGCCGCTTCATGCGCGAGAAAGCCGAGAAGGAACTGGGCATCCCGCCGGGGCCCGCCTACGGCAAACTCCACGCGGGCGAGAGTGTGGAGTTGGAAGACGGCCACGTCATCGACTCCGACCGCGTGGTCGGCCCGCCCCGCCCCGGCCGCTCGCTGGTCTACACCGGTGACACCCGGCCCATTCAGGCTACCGTCGACGTTACCGAGGAACCCGATCTGTTGATTCACGATGCGACCTTCGACGACAGCGAAGCCGGGCGCGCGCGCTCGACTGGGCACGCCACCGCACGGGAAGCCGGCGAAATCGCGGCGCGGATGGGTGCAAAGCGGCTGGCGCTCACGCATATCTCCTCGCGCTATGCAGGCGACCCGAAGACCCACGAGCGGGAGGCCGCCGCGGCGTTCGACGGCGAGTGCTTCGTCGCCGAGGACGGCGACACTGTCGAGGTTCCGTTCGCCGACGCCTGA
- a CDS encoding hypothetical protein (KEGG: hla:Hlac_2628 hypothetical protein): protein MVGGILHSVSTGLVPLTASPLLLPLQTGSVTVVVTFLLFSLFLSLTAFIAARNVLGAVPWRRYLLVGPPVAAIAFLGTAFDLNPVLVALAALLVDAGLLVRLHDVRPRLQAGIVFIHVIVTVLLGVVLGGVVLLLGTAPG from the coding sequence ATGGTCGGCGGCATCCTCCATTCGGTCTCCACCGGGTTGGTCCCTCTCACCGCTTCGCCACTGCTACTGCCGCTCCAGACCGGGTCTGTCACGGTGGTCGTGACGTTCCTCCTGTTCTCGCTGTTCCTCTCGCTGACGGCGTTTATCGCCGCCCGGAACGTCCTTGGTGCCGTGCCGTGGCGGCGCTATCTCCTCGTCGGCCCGCCGGTCGCCGCGATTGCCTTCCTGGGTACGGCGTTCGACCTGAACCCCGTACTGGTGGCGCTGGCTGCGCTACTGGTCGACGCCGGTCTGCTCGTCCGCCTCCACGACGTTCGCCCCCGCTTACAGGCGGGAATCGTCTTCATCCACGTCATCGTGACGGTGCTGCTCGGCGTGGTGCTGGGTGGGGTGGTTCTCCTCCTCGGGACGGCACCCGGGTAG
- a CDS encoding Phosphatidylserine decarboxylase (KEGG: nph:NP4176A phosphatidylserine decarboxylase~PFAM: Phosphatidylserine decarboxylase-related), with the protein MAPDPLPDLAPGALRYGLPPLGLGLLLLPFLTPVGLALLALGVGALLFHRDPERTPPESGIVAPADGSVSVVREEEGRIRVGVFMNVTDVHVNRAPMAGSVEDVTHRPGANKPAFSKESDRNERVDITFENYELSLIAGWFARRIHPYVEAGDDLERGQRIGHVSFGSRADVLLPPEIDRADLRVKQGQDVRAGETVVAVLED; encoded by the coding sequence ATGGCGCCCGACCCGCTGCCCGACCTCGCGCCCGGCGCGCTGCGCTATGGCCTCCCGCCGCTCGGCCTGGGCTTGCTGCTGCTCCCGTTCCTGACGCCGGTCGGCCTCGCACTACTCGCGCTAGGTGTTGGCGCGCTCCTGTTCCACCGTGACCCCGAGCGCACGCCGCCCGAATCCGGTATCGTTGCCCCAGCGGACGGCAGCGTCTCGGTGGTTCGGGAGGAAGAGGGCCGCATTCGCGTCGGCGTGTTCATGAACGTCACCGACGTGCACGTGAATCGAGCGCCGATGGCCGGCAGCGTCGAGGACGTCACGCACCGCCCCGGTGCGAACAAGCCCGCGTTCTCGAAGGAGTCCGACCGCAACGAGCGGGTCGACATCACCTTCGAGAACTACGAACTGTCGCTCATCGCCGGCTGGTTCGCGCGGCGCATCCACCCCTACGTCGAGGCGGGTGACGACCTGGAACGCGGCCAGCGTATCGGCCACGTGAGCTTCGGCAGCCGCGCCGACGTGTTGCTTCCGCCCGAAATCGACCGCGCCGACCTGCGGGTCAAACAGGGGCAGGACGTCCGTGCTGGTGAGACGGTGGTCGCGGTGCTTGAGGACTGA